A region of Diospyros lotus cultivar Yz01 chromosome 3, ASM1463336v1, whole genome shotgun sequence DNA encodes the following proteins:
- the LOC127797736 gene encoding auxin-responsive protein SAUR32-like translates to MGASGDKNNLMNFHFHFHLHRHHHRGEAEMKEIPKGCLAVTVGQGPEQQRFVIPVIYINHPLFLHLLKEAEEEYGFDQKGPINIPCHVEEFRHVQGLIDRENAHHRRHHHHHHHHHLCFGA, encoded by the coding sequence ATGGGCGCCAGTGGAGACAAGAATAATCTCATGAATTTTCACTTCCATTTTCATCTCCACCGCCACCACCACCGCGGGGAGGCGGAGATGAAGGAGATTCCGAAGGGCTGCTTGGCCGTCACGGTGGGGCAAGGGCCGGAGCAGCAGCGGTTCGTCATCCCCGTGATCTACATCAACCACCCTCTCTTCCTCCACTTGTTGAAGGAAGCTGAAGAAGAGTACGGGTTCGATCAGAAAGGCCCCATCAACATCCCTTGCCATGTCGAGGAGTTCCGCCATGTCCAGGGCCTGATCGACAGGGAAAACGCCCACCACCGCcgtcaccaccaccaccaccaccaccaccacttgTGCTTCGGAGCTTGA